In Symmachiella dynata, the following are encoded in one genomic region:
- a CDS encoding formylglycine-generating enzyme family protein, whose protein sequence is METLPFSSVDGYGRRAQRLNLRRFLSVLCVGLLWGCGGGDEATPPPAVEEKPLLTGGEVKPRPKVVKKSNTKRRSTSKPTRRRKKPPGIPITPMPEEEFASSGNADEFEIADEPFAVGESFSVNRQEQPLSSTQYAPANTGASDGTSHESRVRLPKGFAAVPGTGISEEGWPQRIVSLQDEAEMVLIPAGLFTRGVDGGPEDAGPQHQVQLDSYYIDLHEVTFAQYRRYRRDLSANNQRLPKELDSDADGALPATGVRWGEAGQYARWAGKELPTEAEWEKAARGNVPYAYPWGDGKPIWHRPRELSQIDPVESFRGDRSPFGVMDLAGNAREWCQDWYSAQSYQMALDQSNAATLLNPPGPRAAVGSKDRTVRVVRGSEEGWEIWRRSGIPMGTRSPTIGFRCVWRLGQGESGREDKQEEKQQQRMRKKGGF, encoded by the coding sequence GTGGAGACATTGCCGTTCAGCTCCGTCGATGGTTACGGGAGGCGCGCGCAACGATTGAACCTTCGCCGGTTTCTGAGTGTTTTGTGCGTGGGATTGTTGTGGGGGTGTGGAGGGGGTGACGAAGCGACTCCGCCGCCCGCTGTTGAAGAAAAACCGCTACTCACCGGCGGTGAGGTGAAACCGCGGCCAAAAGTGGTTAAGAAGTCCAACACCAAGCGTCGTTCGACTTCGAAGCCGACTCGCCGTCGGAAAAAGCCGCCGGGGATCCCCATCACGCCGATGCCGGAAGAAGAGTTCGCCAGCAGTGGAAATGCGGATGAGTTTGAAATTGCTGACGAACCGTTTGCTGTTGGCGAGTCCTTTAGCGTCAATAGGCAAGAACAGCCGCTCTCCTCAACACAGTATGCTCCCGCCAACACCGGGGCGAGTGACGGCACAAGCCACGAATCGCGGGTGCGACTTCCCAAGGGATTCGCAGCCGTTCCCGGGACGGGGATCAGCGAGGAGGGATGGCCGCAGCGGATTGTCAGTTTGCAGGACGAGGCGGAAATGGTTCTGATTCCAGCGGGGCTGTTCACCCGCGGAGTGGACGGGGGACCGGAAGATGCCGGGCCACAGCATCAGGTGCAATTGGATTCGTATTACATCGACCTGCATGAAGTGACGTTCGCCCAATATCGGCGTTACCGCCGTGACCTGAGCGCGAATAATCAGCGGTTGCCCAAGGAGTTGGATTCGGACGCCGACGGAGCATTACCCGCCACCGGGGTGCGTTGGGGAGAAGCGGGCCAATATGCACGGTGGGCCGGCAAGGAGTTGCCGACCGAAGCAGAGTGGGAAAAAGCAGCACGGGGCAATGTGCCTTATGCCTATCCCTGGGGAGATGGCAAGCCGATTTGGCATCGGCCGCGCGAGCTCTCGCAGATTGACCCGGTCGAATCTTTCCGTGGAGACCGCAGCCCATTCGGTGTGATGGATCTAGCGGGCAATGCGCGCGAGTGGTGCCAAGACTGGTATTCCGCCCAGAGTTATCAAATGGCCCTCGATCAGTCCAACGCCGCCACGTTGCTCAATCCGCCGGGACCGCGGGCCGCCGTCGGTTCTAAGGACCGCACGGTGCGTGTGGTCCGCGGCAGTGAGGAGGGTTGGGAGATCTGGCGGAGAAGTGGCATCCCCATGGGAACTCGTTCACCCACAATCGGATTCCGCTGCGTTTGGCGGCTGGGCCAGGGCGAAAGTGGGAGGGAGGACAAACAGGAAGAGAAACAGCAGCAGAGGATGAGGAAAAAGGGCGGATTTTGA
- the alaS gene encoding alanine--tRNA ligase, producing the protein MKTDELREKYLEFFETKGCVRRPSDVLVPRGDPTVLFTPAGMNQFKDQFLGVGKLDFTRATTCQKCLRTGDIENVGNTAYHHTFFEMLGNFSFGDYFKNDAIHWAWEFLTDKKWLGLDPQRLTVTVFQEDEEAYGIWHDKIGLSADRITRDNEHENFWPAGAPSEGPDGVCGPCSEIFYHPPGSSGNVEIWNLVFTQFNRVGDPPDNLRPLPKKNIDTGMGLERTAAVLQGHESNFEIDTLRPLCEASAAAVGVKYAYDSPHGRAVRRIADHVRAVTFAISEGVLPDRDRERYVIRQLLRRAVMEGFLIGQHDPFLHTLVPNVAEAMQVPYPELGKETEKIAEAIRDEEEQFLGTVEKGLHKLDNYIEKARGDGKSVLSGDDVFDLHQTDGFLIELTEAVAAKHNLSVDRQRFNARMQRHLQDSGRGAFADKVMAAGPLDAIRETQAGTDFVGYDETASTGKVVGIIAEGRLIDALEEVGHDDPVGVVLDCTPFYGEAGGQVGDTGTLTAAGLQFDVADTQREGDYMVHIGHLKSGTLQLGMEVTAEIDTQRRAGIRRAHSATHLLHHALHKYVGEHALQRGSKVDRDTLRFDFSQPRPVTSEQISQIEDEVNRRIAEGAAVSAEIMELKEAKKLGAMALFGEKYPDRVRMVSMGDFSKELCGGTHLVNTGQVGLCKIISEEGTQKGVRRITALTGERALEKIRHDEALLKELAQQLKTPQPDDLPQRVNALQEELKRLKRELSKQTSQSAASAVDTMLENAISVGDVKIVGHEARDWDVEMIRAQIDQIRRSAGSSAVLIGSITGDKVILIAGLSKDLVQQGLNASDWVKTAAKIAGGGGGGRPDFAQAGAKHPEKLGEAIAHGTKWLQEQLEK; encoded by the coding sequence ATGAAAACCGACGAACTCCGCGAAAAATATCTTGAGTTTTTTGAAACCAAAGGCTGCGTCCGCCGCCCCAGCGATGTCCTCGTGCCCCGCGGCGACCCGACGGTGTTGTTCACACCGGCCGGGATGAACCAATTCAAGGACCAATTCCTCGGGGTCGGCAAACTCGATTTCACGCGGGCAACGACATGTCAAAAATGCCTGCGGACCGGTGACATCGAAAACGTAGGCAATACCGCCTACCACCACACGTTTTTTGAAATGTTGGGAAATTTTTCCTTCGGCGATTATTTCAAGAACGACGCAATTCATTGGGCCTGGGAATTCCTCACTGACAAAAAATGGCTGGGGCTTGATCCCCAGCGCTTGACTGTGACGGTCTTCCAAGAAGACGAAGAAGCCTACGGCATTTGGCACGACAAAATCGGGCTTTCGGCCGATCGCATTACTCGCGACAACGAACACGAAAACTTCTGGCCGGCCGGCGCACCGAGTGAAGGTCCCGATGGTGTCTGCGGTCCTTGCAGCGAGATTTTTTATCACCCCCCCGGCAGCAGTGGCAATGTGGAGATCTGGAACCTGGTCTTCACGCAGTTCAACCGCGTGGGCGATCCCCCGGACAACTTGCGTCCGTTGCCGAAAAAGAATATCGACACCGGCATGGGACTGGAGCGAACCGCCGCCGTCCTGCAAGGCCACGAAAGCAATTTTGAAATCGACACACTGCGGCCGTTGTGCGAAGCATCCGCCGCTGCTGTGGGTGTGAAGTATGCTTATGATTCTCCTCACGGACGCGCCGTCCGGCGAATCGCCGATCACGTCCGCGCTGTCACATTCGCCATTTCCGAAGGTGTCTTGCCTGATCGCGATCGCGAACGTTACGTCATCCGGCAACTATTGCGCCGTGCGGTGATGGAAGGTTTCCTGATCGGCCAGCATGACCCGTTTTTGCACACGCTAGTCCCCAACGTGGCTGAAGCGATGCAGGTCCCCTACCCCGAGTTGGGAAAAGAGACAGAAAAAATTGCAGAGGCTATCCGCGACGAGGAAGAACAGTTTCTCGGCACCGTGGAAAAAGGACTGCACAAGCTCGATAACTATATCGAAAAGGCTCGTGGCGACGGCAAGTCGGTTCTCTCGGGCGACGATGTCTTCGACCTGCACCAAACCGATGGTTTTTTGATTGAATTGACCGAAGCGGTCGCCGCTAAGCACAATCTTTCGGTCGATCGCCAACGGTTCAACGCCCGCATGCAACGGCATTTGCAGGACAGTGGCCGCGGCGCCTTCGCTGATAAAGTGATGGCCGCCGGCCCGTTGGATGCAATTCGCGAAACGCAAGCAGGGACCGATTTCGTTGGTTATGACGAAACTGCTTCGACCGGCAAAGTGGTCGGCATCATCGCCGAAGGCCGGTTGATCGACGCGCTCGAGGAAGTCGGGCACGACGATCCGGTCGGCGTGGTGTTGGACTGCACACCGTTTTACGGCGAAGCGGGCGGGCAAGTCGGCGATACCGGCACGCTTACGGCTGCCGGTCTGCAGTTTGACGTCGCCGATACGCAGCGCGAAGGAGACTATATGGTGCACATCGGGCACTTAAAGTCCGGGACATTGCAACTCGGCATGGAAGTCACAGCCGAAATCGATACGCAGCGTCGCGCCGGAATTCGCCGTGCCCATTCCGCCACGCACCTGTTGCATCACGCACTGCACAAATATGTTGGTGAACATGCCCTGCAACGCGGCTCGAAGGTCGACCGCGACACATTACGCTTCGACTTCAGCCAACCCCGCCCGGTGACCTCGGAACAGATTTCGCAAATCGAAGACGAAGTCAATCGCCGGATTGCCGAAGGCGCAGCGGTTTCCGCGGAAATCATGGAACTCAAGGAAGCCAAAAAACTGGGGGCCATGGCCCTGTTTGGCGAAAAATATCCCGATCGCGTCCGCATGGTCAGCATGGGAGATTTCAGCAAGGAGTTGTGCGGAGGAACGCATTTGGTCAATACCGGCCAAGTCGGCCTGTGCAAGATCATCTCCGAAGAAGGGACTCAAAAAGGAGTGCGGCGGATTACCGCATTAACCGGTGAGCGAGCGCTCGAAAAAATCCGTCACGATGAGGCTCTGCTCAAAGAATTGGCGCAACAACTCAAGACCCCGCAACCTGACGACCTGCCGCAACGGGTGAATGCATTGCAGGAAGAATTGAAACGGTTGAAACGGGAGTTGTCGAAACAGACGAGCCAATCCGCCGCGTCAGCCGTCGATACGATGCTGGAAAACGCGATCTCCGTGGGGGATGTCAAAATCGTCGGGCACGAAGCTCGGGACTGGGACGTCGAGATGATTCGAGCACAGATCGACCAAATCCGTCGCTCAGCTGGTTCGTCGGCCGTTCTCATCGGTTCCATTACCGGCGACAAGGTGATCTTGATCGCCGGGTTGAGCAAGGATCTCGTTCAGCAGGGCTTGAATGCGTCCGACTGGGTGAAGACCGCAGCCAAGATCGCCGGAGGCGGGGGCGGCGGACGCCCCGACTTCGCGCAAGCCGGTGCCAAACATCCCGAAAAGCTCGGCGAGGCAATCGCTCATGGCACCAAGTGGCTGCAGGAGCAACTGGAAAAGTAA
- the tyrS gene encoding tyrosine--tRNA ligase: MSFPAVEEQMAVIGRGVEKIVPEEELAAKLEKSRKTNTPLRIKYGIDPTGIDVHLGHTVPLRKMRQFQELGHQAVIIIGNYTALVGDPSGRDETRARLTQDQVEANAKDYLEQVGKVVDLSQAEVVRNGDWFAKMDFSDVLDLCGKVTIAQLLTRDDFSKRFKSEQPIFLHECLYPVMQAWDSVEIRADIELGGTEQLYSFMLARDLQKDANLAPQVSVMSPILVGTDGVRRMGKSLGNYIGISEPAYEMMKKFMQLPDTCMQMFYELLTEIPLDEINTLLAGHPKEAKLTLGKTVIAQYHGADAGVEAAERWEREISQGALNEDIPTAPIAAADLQEGQLPAARLLVTAGLCKSTSDARRSIQQGGAYVGEEKQRLDDPNAMITVTDGMLLRVGKKRICRVQIDG; encoded by the coding sequence ATGTCGTTTCCTGCCGTTGAAGAACAAATGGCCGTGATTGGCCGTGGTGTCGAGAAAATCGTTCCGGAAGAGGAACTTGCAGCCAAACTCGAAAAGAGCCGCAAGACGAACACGCCGTTGCGGATTAAATATGGTATCGACCCTACGGGAATTGACGTGCATTTGGGGCATACGGTCCCGCTCCGGAAAATGCGGCAGTTTCAGGAACTGGGGCATCAAGCGGTCATCATCATCGGCAATTACACCGCTTTGGTGGGCGATCCCAGCGGCCGCGACGAAACCCGCGCCCGGTTGACGCAAGACCAAGTCGAAGCCAATGCTAAGGATTACCTCGAACAGGTCGGAAAGGTTGTTGATCTTTCGCAGGCGGAAGTGGTCCGCAACGGTGATTGGTTTGCGAAGATGGATTTTTCCGACGTATTGGACCTGTGCGGCAAGGTGACTATTGCGCAGTTGCTCACGCGCGATGATTTCAGCAAGCGATTCAAGTCCGAGCAGCCGATCTTTTTACACGAATGCCTGTACCCGGTGATGCAGGCGTGGGATTCGGTCGAAATTCGCGCCGACATTGAACTGGGCGGCACCGAACAGCTTTATAGTTTCATGTTGGCTCGCGATCTGCAAAAGGATGCGAATCTGGCGCCGCAGGTGAGTGTGATGTCGCCGATTCTGGTCGGCACCGATGGCGTCCGGCGGATGGGCAAAAGCTTGGGCAATTACATCGGCATCTCCGAACCCGCCTACGAGATGATGAAAAAGTTCATGCAGTTGCCTGACACATGCATGCAAATGTTTTACGAATTGCTCACAGAAATCCCACTTGATGAAATCAACACGCTTCTCGCCGGACATCCCAAAGAAGCGAAATTAACATTGGGTAAAACGGTGATCGCTCAGTACCACGGTGCTGACGCGGGAGTCGAAGCGGCCGAGCGTTGGGAACGCGAGATCAGCCAAGGTGCCCTGAACGAGGACATCCCCACCGCTCCCATTGCCGCCGCTGACTTGCAGGAGGGGCAACTGCCGGCGGCGCGGCTGTTGGTCACCGCCGGTCTGTGCAAATCCACCAGTGATGCGCGGCGTTCGATCCAACAGGGAGGAGCCTATGTCGGTGAGGAAAAGCAGCGTCTGGACGATCCCAACGCAATGATCACAGTCACCGACGGAATGTTACTGCGTGTCGGCAAAAAACGAATCTGCCGCGTGCAAATCGACGGCTGA
- a CDS encoding PH domain-containing protein — translation MTTVAAYRRPPISGVNTDAETPVMTVYPSIACTGLGRLHGKLYESMPVKLFGVKLSHWLFPLPSAPGAIMLYFYLKLFGVRYTVTNRSVQVWKSLGNRMLKQVSLNEIDDIAIAQDPGQVFYRAADLQLLNAAGEVILRLEGIPFPETFRNLILETRDARRQTDASHAVIAARHS, via the coding sequence ATGACGACAGTTGCCGCCTACAGACGCCCCCCGATTTCCGGCGTGAATACCGACGCTGAAACGCCGGTCATGACGGTTTATCCCTCGATCGCCTGTACAGGACTGGGCCGATTGCATGGGAAACTGTATGAATCGATGCCGGTGAAACTGTTCGGCGTGAAATTATCGCATTGGCTCTTCCCGCTCCCCTCGGCGCCGGGGGCGATTATGCTTTACTTTTACCTGAAGCTGTTCGGCGTCCGCTACACCGTCACGAATCGCTCAGTACAAGTTTGGAAGTCGTTGGGCAATCGGATGCTCAAACAGGTGTCGCTCAACGAAATTGACGACATCGCCATCGCTCAGGACCCCGGCCAGGTGTTTTACCGTGCGGCCGACCTGCAGTTGCTGAACGCTGCCGGCGAAGTCATTTTGCGGTTGGAAGGAATTCCTTTTCCCGAAACCTTCCGCAATCTGATCCTGGAAACACGCGACGCCCGGCGACAAACCGACGCGTCGCACGCAGTGATCGCCGCCCGCCACAGCTAA
- a CDS encoding nucleoside 2-deoxyribosyltransferase has translation MIDSRRTGQHRVYCAGPLFNQAERDEMTAIADCLCDFGCEVYLPHRDGMEFRFIHAELIDRGWAAPQAAQFLHAAIFALDVYQLVEECDCMVWNLNGRTPDEGAVSEAAMAWTLGKPLVAFKEDVRTLIAGRDNPLLVGMVDFQTVETIAKIPGGLSRAIQNAESKPLSLEQISKPMQRAVGQGSLLWSAMQEASAQGNDSVLADIVSELFAPQEGSV, from the coding sequence ATGATTGATTCACGACGAACAGGCCAGCACCGCGTCTATTGCGCCGGGCCGCTGTTCAATCAGGCGGAGCGGGACGAAATGACCGCCATCGCCGATTGTCTGTGCGACTTCGGTTGCGAAGTCTATCTGCCGCACCGCGACGGGATGGAATTTCGGTTCATTCACGCCGAATTGATCGACCGGGGCTGGGCCGCGCCGCAAGCCGCTCAGTTTTTGCACGCCGCCATCTTCGCGCTGGATGTTTATCAGTTGGTCGAAGAATGCGACTGCATGGTCTGGAACCTCAACGGCCGCACGCCCGATGAAGGGGCCGTTTCCGAAGCAGCCATGGCCTGGACGCTGGGCAAACCACTCGTCGCCTTCAAAGAAGACGTTCGCACCTTGATCGCCGGTCGCGACAACCCGCTGCTGGTCGGCATGGTCGATTTTCAAACCGTCGAGACGATTGCCAAAATCCCCGGCGGCTTGTCACGAGCCATCCAAAACGCCGAATCCAAACCGCTGTCGCTGGAACAGATCTCCAAGCCGATGCAACGCGCCGTCGGCCAAGGAAGCTTGCTGTGGTCGGCAATGCAGGAGGCCTCCGCGCAGGGGAACGACAGTGTGTTGGCGGATATTGTGTCGGAGTTGTTCGCGCCGCAGGAGGGGAGTGTATAG
- a CDS encoding LamG-like jellyroll fold domain-containing protein yields the protein MFRRLADGDMTADEFAAVEERLLADSGFRERYVRAMGIEAGLHEALRFPGTFQLPKPRRLSSVRVFVFGSVCSMLLLGLAVWAYWAFVPGRSGVIYHASASPGAKPVAIVTRAEAASDDVRPGMRIKPGVLLVGEGQLQLEFMNGAQINLEGPAELHILSVEAAKLISGKAAVRIPPGARGFILNTPDAAVVDLGTEFAVSVEKNGESEIHVVDGEVDVSLLGSDGNTLTNQRVTQTGAYRLSGWPLSFKRIDSPSVPLPGIQAQDSSPLRVRDSYVQSVLASQPDIYWRFEQLVDGQVPNEVGERWAGKIHTVAEDSSAIIIRDGVAWFTPSDHPHRLEADEPIQGFNRDSFTIELWVSPDSFHWATLAAVVPIEAPHLHLSLFELPYKCGLVYTPGSFRFLHRHPPGKHGGTNVFTNGDCTPGQWHHLVAVKTPAGIKLYLNGELIRDIVAAAASDDSLYRLYVGQLHIEGTDRQLSGAIDEYAVYLRELSSEEIRGHYRAMILEQNTAQ from the coding sequence ATGTTCCGTCGGCTTGCCGATGGCGACATGACGGCTGATGAGTTTGCAGCAGTGGAAGAGCGGTTGCTGGCAGATTCAGGTTTCCGGGAGCGTTACGTTCGTGCGATGGGAATCGAAGCCGGCTTGCATGAAGCCCTCCGGTTTCCCGGCACTTTTCAGCTTCCGAAGCCGAGAAGACTGTCGTCTGTAAGAGTGTTTGTCTTCGGCAGCGTTTGCTCCATGCTCCTTTTGGGGCTTGCGGTTTGGGCCTACTGGGCGTTTGTTCCGGGGCGTTCGGGTGTGATTTACCATGCCAGTGCGTCTCCGGGGGCGAAGCCTGTTGCCATCGTCACGAGGGCCGAAGCCGCGTCAGATGACGTCAGGCCGGGCATGCGAATTAAACCAGGCGTACTGCTGGTCGGAGAGGGTCAGCTGCAACTTGAATTCATGAATGGGGCACAGATCAATCTTGAAGGACCGGCAGAACTGCACATCCTGTCAGTCGAAGCAGCCAAGCTAATTTCCGGCAAGGCGGCCGTCCGCATTCCACCGGGTGCGCGTGGATTCATTTTGAATACGCCGGACGCCGCCGTCGTCGATCTGGGAACAGAGTTCGCCGTTTCAGTTGAAAAGAACGGGGAGAGTGAGATACACGTGGTCGACGGGGAAGTCGACGTCTCTTTGTTGGGGAGTGATGGGAATACGCTGACGAACCAGAGAGTGACTCAGACGGGCGCTTACCGTCTGAGCGGATGGCCGTTGTCATTCAAACGCATCGACTCTCCGAGCGTGCCATTGCCCGGAATTCAGGCACAGGACTCGTCACCACTTCGCGTCAGGGACTCCTATGTGCAATCGGTTCTGGCATCGCAGCCAGATATTTACTGGCGGTTTGAACAACTGGTCGACGGCCAAGTGCCAAACGAGGTCGGTGAGCGGTGGGCTGGGAAAATCCATACCGTTGCCGAAGATTCGTCAGCAATCATCATCCGAGACGGTGTCGCTTGGTTTACTCCAAGTGATCACCCCCATCGACTCGAAGCGGATGAACCGATTCAGGGATTCAATCGCGATTCGTTTACCATCGAGTTGTGGGTTAGTCCTGACAGTTTTCATTGGGCTACGCTCGCCGCCGTGGTCCCCATCGAAGCGCCGCACCTGCATCTGAGTTTATTTGAATTACCTTATAAGTGCGGACTGGTCTACACGCCAGGTTCATTTCGGTTTCTTCATCGCCATCCACCCGGGAAACACGGTGGCACAAATGTGTTTACCAACGGAGATTGCACCCCCGGCCAATGGCATCATCTTGTCGCCGTCAAAACGCCCGCCGGAATTAAGCTCTATCTCAACGGAGAATTGATCCGCGATATCGTCGCGGCGGCAGCTTCCGATGATTCGCTCTACCGTCTGTATGTCGGCCAACTCCATATCGAGGGGACGGATCGGCAGCTGTCCGGAGCAATCGACGAGTATGCCGTGTACCTGCGGGAACTGAGCAGCGAGGAAATCCGGGGGCATTACCGCGCGATGATCCTTGAACAAAACACCGCACAATGA
- a CDS encoding creatininase family protein, with amino-acid sequence MPAPDDNKLLLAKHTRREFRERMQAGELKVCIIPVAATEQHLEHLAMEHDYRSVMHVATEVARRTQPYTLVAPSMNIGISEHHMRHIGTMTAMPGSWLGVLFDTIRSMHHAGFENILVLNGHGGNVAPCNGIWGQFQQRLEINLQFHPYWDFLPKEVAEANLKTKSWPGHAQEFETAFALHAFPENVRHDAMQDQEDKEPLEATAEAGAAMIEAIVANIATHVQGMADGTNVWEIPEFHP; translated from the coding sequence ATGCCGGCTCCTGATGACAATAAACTCTTGCTCGCTAAACATACCCGCCGGGAATTCCGCGAACGCATGCAGGCGGGCGAATTAAAGGTCTGCATCATTCCCGTGGCGGCGACGGAGCAACATCTGGAGCATCTGGCGATGGAGCATGATTATCGGAGTGTGATGCATGTCGCCACCGAAGTCGCCCGGCGGACGCAACCTTATACGCTCGTCGCCCCGTCGATGAATATCGGCATCAGCGAACACCATATGCGGCACATTGGCACGATGACCGCCATGCCGGGGAGTTGGTTGGGCGTGCTGTTCGATACGATTCGCAGCATGCATCACGCTGGTTTTGAAAACATTTTGGTGCTCAACGGCCACGGCGGCAACGTCGCCCCCTGCAACGGCATCTGGGGGCAATTTCAACAACGGCTCGAAATCAACTTGCAGTTTCATCCCTACTGGGACTTTCTACCCAAAGAAGTTGCGGAAGCGAATTTGAAAACCAAAAGCTGGCCCGGCCACGCGCAGGAATTCGAAACCGCCTTCGCGCTGCACGCCTTCCCCGAAAATGTCCGGCACGATGCGATGCAAGACCAAGAGGACAAAGAACCGCTCGAAGCTACGGCCGAAGCGGGAGCGGCGATGATCGAAGCAATCGTCGCAAACATCGCCACGCACGTGCAGGGCATGGCTGATGGGACGAATGTTTGGGAGATCCCCGAATTCCATCCGTAG
- a CDS encoding HD domain-containing protein: protein MKHPLLEIPELVGLDAGSGLIRIPTEQDVPITRRVKAIIDTAEFRRLATITQLGLVNRVYPGAMHTRFEHALGVFHNALRYLWQLGRDERFCALVDSHSAEVLMVAALLHDLGHWPFCHPIEDMLLSDLPPHEDFAAEFLAEGSELATVLREVWNIDPEEVLDVLVARTDSPRLRLLRSILSGPIDIDKMDYLERDSLHVGVPYGRNFDKSRLIQSLLLNEAGDGLAISFKGKAAAELMVFARYIMFSEVYWHHTVRSATSMFARAFYDLHRDLDLKQIFRKSEADTIHLLQDKATGLPCEKLLDGIFGPQRRIYKRVAEFSLYQSPELYEQLARRPFDFLVRCTEHLAAILNEAAGLSVSATDMIIDAPPPHREVEFNIEIYFPKEDVYRPLSQVSPVVASLAKTQFDDYVKRVRLFADREVAIKLAEIPDLPEHLQTALDRSTKT from the coding sequence ATGAAACACCCCCTCCTAGAAATCCCCGAACTTGTTGGCCTGGATGCCGGTTCTGGGTTGATACGGATTCCTACTGAGCAGGACGTGCCGATCACGCGGCGGGTGAAGGCGATTATCGATACCGCCGAGTTTCGCCGGTTGGCGACGATCACGCAGCTGGGGTTGGTCAATCGCGTCTATCCCGGGGCGATGCATACGCGGTTCGAGCATGCTCTAGGCGTGTTCCACAACGCGCTGCGGTACCTGTGGCAGTTGGGCCGCGATGAGCGGTTTTGCGCGCTAGTCGATTCGCACTCCGCCGAAGTGTTGATGGTGGCGGCGCTGTTGCATGATTTGGGGCATTGGCCGTTTTGTCATCCCATCGAAGACATGCTGCTCTCCGACCTGCCGCCGCACGAGGACTTTGCCGCTGAGTTTCTCGCCGAGGGGAGTGAACTGGCAACGGTGCTGCGCGAGGTGTGGAACATTGACCCAGAGGAGGTGTTAGACGTATTGGTCGCCCGCACCGATTCGCCCCGCTTGCGGTTATTACGGTCGATTCTCTCCGGGCCGATCGACATCGACAAGATGGATTACCTGGAGCGCGACAGCCTGCATGTGGGGGTGCCGTACGGTCGCAACTTTGACAAAAGCCGGTTGATTCAATCGCTGCTGTTGAACGAGGCGGGGGATGGTTTAGCGATCAGTTTTAAGGGCAAGGCGGCGGCGGAGTTGATGGTGTTTGCTCGTTACATCATGTTCTCGGAGGTGTATTGGCATCACACGGTTCGTTCGGCAACGTCGATGTTTGCCCGCGCGTTTTATGATTTGCATCGCGACTTGGATTTGAAGCAGATCTTTCGCAAAAGCGAAGCCGACACCATTCATCTGCTGCAAGACAAGGCGACCGGATTGCCGTGTGAGAAATTGTTGGATGGAATTTTCGGACCGCAACGACGAATCTATAAACGCGTGGCCGAATTCAGCCTGTATCAATCACCAGAATTGTACGAGCAACTCGCACGGCGGCCGTTTGATTTTCTGGTGCGCTGTACCGAGCATTTGGCGGCCATCCTCAACGAGGCGGCCGGGTTGTCGGTGTCGGCGACCGACATGATCATTGATGCTCCGCCCCCGCACCGCGAAGTTGAATTCAACATCGAAATCTATTTCCCCAAAGAAGATGTCTACCGTCCATTGAGCCAAGTCTCACCGGTGGTGGCCTCGTTGGCCAAAACGCAATTCGACGACTACGTCAAACGCGTACGCCTGTTCGCCGACCGGGAAGTCGCCATCAAGCTCGCCGAGATTCCCGACCTGCCGGAACATCTACAAACAGCTCTCGATCGTTCCACTAAAACTTAG